From the genome of Bacillota bacterium, one region includes:
- a CDS encoding fructose-1,6-bisphosphatase — protein sequence MGEKITVSVIKADIGGFVGHGAVHPETLEYAREALAAEKGRLLVDFSVSSVGDDINLVLTHRRGVNDPAVHQLAWDTFRGCTDVARRLKLYGAGQDLLADAFSGNIRGLGPGIAEMEFEERPSEPLLIFMADKTEPGAWNLPLYRIFADPFNTPGLVIDPKMHGGFTFEVHDLREDRLIRLNCPEEAYDLLAFIGTPGRYVISAVYSRELGEIAAVATTQRLNLIAGRYVGKDDPSMIVRCQSGLPAVGEVLEAFSTPHLVGGWMRGSFVGPLMPCSVDQAHPTRFDGPPRVIGLGYQLADGELVGPRDMFADVAFDEARRLANEIAGYIRRQGPFEPHRLPAEDMEYTTMPQIMARLADRFLPVQRPAAQQADV from the coding sequence GTGGGCGAGAAGATCACCGTCAGCGTGATCAAGGCGGACATCGGCGGTTTCGTGGGTCACGGTGCCGTCCACCCCGAGACGCTGGAGTACGCCCGGGAGGCGCTGGCGGCGGAGAAGGGCCGGCTGCTGGTCGACTTCAGCGTCTCCTCGGTGGGCGACGACATCAACCTGGTGCTCACCCACCGCCGCGGCGTCAACGACCCGGCCGTCCACCAGCTCGCTTGGGATACCTTCCGCGGCTGCACCGACGTGGCCAGGCGGCTGAAGCTCTACGGGGCCGGCCAGGACCTGCTGGCCGACGCCTTCTCGGGCAATATCCGCGGCCTCGGCCCGGGGATCGCCGAGATGGAGTTCGAGGAACGGCCCAGCGAACCGCTGCTCATCTTCATGGCCGACAAGACCGAGCCGGGCGCCTGGAACCTGCCTCTCTACCGGATCTTCGCCGATCCCTTCAACACCCCGGGGCTGGTTATCGACCCCAAGATGCACGGCGGCTTCACCTTCGAGGTACACGACCTGCGTGAAGACCGTCTCATCCGCCTCAACTGCCCCGAGGAGGCCTATGACCTTCTGGCCTTCATCGGCACGCCCGGCCGCTACGTCATCAGCGCCGTCTACTCGCGCGAGCTGGGCGAGATCGCCGCCGTCGCCACCACCCAGCGCCTCAACCTGATCGCCGGCCGCTACGTGGGCAAGGACGACCCGTCCATGATCGTCCGCTGCCAGAGCGGCCTGCCCGCCGTCGGCGAGGTGCTGGAGGCCTTCAGCACACCGCACCTGGTGGGCGGCTGGATGCGGGGTTCCTTCGTCGGGCCGCTGATGCCCTGCTCCGTCGACCAGGCACATCCGACGCGCTTCGACGGGCCGCCCCGCGTCATCGGCCTGGGCTACCAGCTGGCCGACGGCGAGTTGGTGGGGCCACGCGACATGTTCGCCGACGTCGCCTTCGACGAGGCACGCCGGCTCGCCAACGAGATCGCCGGATACATCCGGCGCCAGGGCCCCTTCGAGCCGCACCGCCTGCCCGCCGAAGACATGGAGTACACCACCATGCCCCAGATCATGGCCCGGTTGGCCGACCGCTTCCTTCCCGTCCAGCGGCCGGCGGCCCAGCAGGCGGACGTCTAG
- a CDS encoding GNAT family N-acetyltransferase, translated as MGAILGVYHRMDIAELGTIITAEADVREAMVESDMGAWVALVSGEVAAFGSLRHLAKTRELRARFAAVPEFQQGALALLRRIGTKAERRGAPMISLWQVTGGVASPWLEELSWQKVRTYLRMSLELPREPSEAVTAADVRVRPADGDAGLRLVHEIIEEAQSDHWDHRPLDFETFLAEQESRPGHDAGLRYVASVHDEPAGALVARTADGEGVIAFLGTRHRFRRRGVGSALLLRAFAELAIRGARRVMGGAITTTEPPSPWTRRAGETSRGSPTPPRT; from the coding sequence ATGGGCGCGATCCTGGGGGTCTACCACCGCATGGACATCGCGGAGCTCGGAACGATCATCACGGCCGAAGCCGATGTCCGAGAGGCGATGGTCGAGAGCGACATGGGTGCCTGGGTGGCCCTCGTTTCGGGCGAAGTTGCGGCATTCGGCTCGCTCCGTCACCTCGCCAAGACGAGGGAACTGCGAGCCCGGTTTGCGGCGGTTCCCGAATTCCAGCAAGGCGCTCTTGCCCTGCTTCGCCGGATCGGCACCAAGGCCGAGCGGCGCGGTGCGCCAATGATCAGTCTGTGGCAAGTGACGGGCGGCGTGGCTTCCCCGTGGCTGGAGGAGTTGAGTTGGCAGAAGGTGCGAACCTACTTGAGAATGTCGTTGGAGCTCCCTCGCGAACCGTCTGAAGCGGTCACCGCCGCCGACGTGCGCGTGCGTCCGGCAGATGGCGACGCCGGGTTGCGGCTGGTTCATGAAATTATTGAGGAAGCCCAAAGTGACCATTGGGACCATCGTCCCCTGGATTTCGAAACCTTCCTCGCCGAGCAGGAAAGCCGTCCCGGACATGACGCCGGCCTTCGGTACGTCGCCTCCGTCCATGATGAGCCGGCCGGCGCTCTGGTCGCTCGCACAGCCGACGGAGAGGGGGTCATCGCTTTCCTCGGCACCCGTCATCGGTTCCGACGGCGGGGGGTGGGCAGCGCCCTGCTGCTCCGGGCGTTCGCTGAACTGGCGATTCGCGGTGCCCGCCGTGTCATGGGGGGAGCGATCACGACCACGGAACCGCCATCGCCGTGGACGCGGCGGGCGGGAGAGACCTCGCGGGGGTCACCGACTCCTCCCCGGACTTGA
- a CDS encoding four-carbon acid sugar kinase family protein has product MPSRLLAAVLADDLTGANATGALLSALGLRVTVQMEPVPGAGTVPARRGTSPEALVLSTASRLLPPEEAGQAVARAAETVLAERPRLFGKRIDSTLRGNLGAEIDAALKAWQEAWKGDGRRPRALVAAAYPAAGRTVRGGRLYVHGRLLEETEAAAGASTPVGRSDVAGRIAEQCRRPLAVLELEAIRGARVEGLARRLERLAGEAEVLVADAESDEEIDLLAQAVHFLEETGSDRGPFLLVDPGPVLAARARAALEAGRRRPPVLVVAGSVAPLSLEQAERVARRLEAPVVHFDVARFLGQPEEYGRRAAAAVGRAVRGVTRRHRLPAVVVRTARRGEDRLDLAPEQALRVARGLGELVGHVASAAALGGLVLTGGEVAAAACRALGASRLEPVDAVEPLAVHARLADGPYRGLSLCTKGGLAGDGESLVRCVRHLAGCP; this is encoded by the coding sequence GTGCCGTCGCGACTCCTGGCCGCCGTCCTGGCGGACGACCTGACGGGTGCCAACGCCACCGGAGCCCTTCTCTCCGCCCTGGGCCTGCGCGTGACCGTGCAAATGGAACCGGTGCCGGGAGCCGGCACCGTTCCGGCACGGCGCGGGACGTCTCCGGAGGCGCTGGTGCTCTCCACGGCGAGCCGGCTTCTGCCGCCCGAAGAGGCGGGGCAGGCGGTGGCGCGGGCGGCGGAGACGGTGCTGGCGGAGCGGCCGCGCCTCTTCGGCAAGCGCATCGACAGCACGCTCCGCGGCAACCTGGGCGCCGAGATCGACGCCGCGCTGAAGGCTTGGCAAGAGGCCTGGAAGGGGGACGGCCGGCGGCCGCGGGCGCTGGTGGCGGCGGCCTACCCGGCCGCGGGGCGGACGGTCCGGGGCGGCCGCCTCTACGTGCACGGCCGGCTTCTCGAGGAGACGGAGGCGGCGGCCGGCGCCTCCACCCCGGTCGGGCGGAGCGACGTGGCCGGGCGGATCGCGGAGCAGTGCCGGCGGCCGCTGGCCGTGCTGGAGCTGGAGGCGATCCGGGGGGCCCGGGTGGAGGGCCTGGCCCGGCGCCTGGAGCGGCTGGCCGGGGAGGCCGAGGTGCTGGTGGCGGACGCCGAGAGCGACGAGGAGATCGACCTCCTGGCGCAGGCGGTCCACTTCCTGGAGGAGACGGGAAGCGACCGGGGACCTTTCCTCCTGGTCGATCCCGGCCCCGTCCTCGCTGCGCGGGCGCGCGCGGCTCTCGAGGCCGGACGGCGACGCCCGCCGGTCCTGGTGGTGGCCGGCAGCGTCGCGCCCCTCTCCCTGGAGCAGGCCGAGCGGGTGGCCAGGCGGCTGGAGGCACCGGTGGTCCACTTCGACGTGGCCCGCTTCCTCGGGCAGCCGGAGGAGTACGGGAGGCGCGCGGCCGCCGCGGTCGGGCGCGCGGTGCGGGGGGTGACCCGCCGACACCGGCTGCCCGCGGTCGTCGTGCGCACGGCCCGGCGCGGCGAGGATCGCCTCGACCTGGCGCCGGAGCAGGCGCTCCGGGTGGCGCGCGGCCTCGGCGAGCTGGTCGGCCATGTCGCTAGCGCGGCGGCGCTGGGCGGTTTGGTCCTCACCGGCGGCGAGGTGGCCGCCGCCGCCTGCCGGGCGCTGGGCGCCAGCCGCCTCGAGCCGGTGGACGCGGTGGAGCCGCTGGCCGTCCACGCCCGGCTGGCGGACGGCCCGTACAGGGGCCTCTCGCTCTGCACCAAGGGCGGGCTGGCCGGCGACGGGGAGAGCCTGGTCCGCTGCGTCCGCCACCTGGCCGGCTGCCCCTGA